Proteins from a genomic interval of Equus quagga isolate Etosha38 chromosome 11, UCLA_HA_Equagga_1.0, whole genome shotgun sequence:
- the LOC124247003 gene encoding histone H3.3A: MARTKQTARKSTGGKAPRKQLATKAARKSAPSTGGVKKPHRYRPGTVALREIRRYQKSTELLIRKLPFQRLVREIAQDFKTDLRFQSAAIGALQEASEAYLVGLFEDTNLCAIHAKRVTIMPKDIQLARRIRGERA; the protein is encoded by the exons ATGGCCCGAACCAAGCAGACTGCTCGGAAGTCCACGGGTGGGAAAGCGCCCCGCAAACAGCTGGCCACTAAAGCTGCTCGGAAAAGCGCTCCCTCTACCGGCGGGGTGAAGAAGCCGCATCGCTACAG GCCCGGCACCGTTGCGCTTCGAGAGATCCGTCGTTACCAGAAGTCGACCGAGCTGCTCATCCGGAAGCTGCCTTTCCAGAGGTTGGTGCGGGAGATCGCCCAGGACTTCAAGACTGACTTGAGGTTTCAGAGCGCGGCCATTGGTGCGCTCCAG GAGGCTAGTGAAGCGTACCTCGTGGGTTTGTTTGAAGATACTAATCTGTGTGCCATCCACGCTAAGAGAGTCACCATCATGCCCAAAGACATCCAGTTGGCTCGCCGGATACGGGGAGAGAGAGCTTAA
- the GALK1 gene encoding galactokinase: MAASRQPQAGELLAEARRAFREEFGAEPELAVSAPGRVNLIGEHTDYNQGLVLPMALELLTVLVGSPRADGLVSLLTTSEDADEPRRLQFPLPTAQRSLEPGTPRWANYVKGVIQHYPAAPLPGFSAVVVSSVPLGGGLSSSASLEVATYTFLQQLCPDSGAVAARAQVCQRAEHSFAGVPCGIMDQLIALLGQKGHALLIDCRSLETSLVPLSDPKLAVLITNSNVRHSLGSSEYPLRRRQCEEVARALGKESLREVQLEELEAGRELVSKEGYRRARHVVGEIRRTAQAAAALSRGDYRAFGRLMVESHHSLRDDYEVSCPELDQLVEAALSAPGVYGSRMTGGGFGGCTVTLLEASTASQVMQHIQEQYSSTATFYLSQAADGAKVLHL, encoded by the exons ATGGCCGCTTCGAGACAGCCCCAGGCCGGGGAGCTGCTGGCCGAGGCCCGGAGAGCCTTCCGGGAGGAGTTCGGGGCCGAGCCCGAGCTGGCCGTGTCGGCGCCGGGCCGCGTGAACCTCATCGGGGAGCACACGGACTACAACCAGGGCCTGGTGCTGCCCATG GCCCTGGAGCTTCTGACCGTGCTGGTGGGCAGTCCCCGGGCAGATGGGCTTGTCTCCCTCCTCACCACTTCTGAGGATGCTGATGAGCCCCGGCGACTGCAGTTTCCACTGCCCACAGCCCAGCGTTCGCTGGAGCCCGGGACCCCTCGCTGGGCCAACTATGTCAAGGGAGTGATTCAGCACTACCCAG CTGCCCCCCTCCCTGGCTTCAGTGCAGTGGTGGTCAGCTCAGTGCCCCTGGGGGGTGGGCTCTCCAGCTCGGCATCCCTGGAGGTAGCCACGTACACCTTCCTGCAGCAGCTCTGCCCAG ACTCGGGGGCAGTAGCTGCCCGGGCCCAGGTGTGTCAGCGGGCCGAGCACAGCTTCGCAGGGGTGCCCTGTGGCATCATGGACCAGCTCATCGCACTGCTGGGGCAGAAAGGCCACGCGCTGCTCATTGACTGCAG GTCCCTGGAGACAAGCCTGGTGCCGCTGTCGGACCCCAAGTTGGCCGTGCTCATCACCAACTCCAACGTCCGCCACTCACTAGGCTCCAGCGAGTACCCCCTGCGGCGGCGCCAGTGTGAGGAAGTGGCCCGGGCTCTGGGCAAGGAGAGCCTTCGGGAGGtgcagctggaggagctggagg CTGGCAGAGAGCTGGTGAGCAAGGAGGGGTACCGGCGGGCACGGCACGTGGTGGGTGAGATCCGGCGCACGGCCCAGGCAGCGGCTGCCCTGAGCCGTGGAGACTACAGAGCCTTCGGCCGCCTCATGGTGGAGAGTCATCACTCACTCAG GGATGACTATGAGGTGAGCTGTCCGGAGCTGGACCAGCTGGTGGAGGCCGCACTATCTGCGCCCGGGGTTTATGGCAGCCGCATGACGGGTGGCGGCTTTGGTGGCTGCACGGTGACCCTGCTAGAGGCCTCCACTGCATCCCAAGTGATGCAGCACATACAG GAGCAGTATAGCAGTACCGCCACCTTCTACCTCTCCCAGGCAGCCGACGGTGCCAAGGTGCTGCACTTGTGA